In Streptomyces sp. NBC_01439, the following are encoded in one genomic region:
- a CDS encoding ATP-binding protein: MTTPENEQRAEALRPHAEDAFAHELKALAAADDRPRPTRWKLSPWAVATYLLGGTLDDGTVITPKYVGPRRIVEVAVTTLATDRALLLLGVPGTAKTWVSEHLAAAVSGDSTLLVQGTAGTPEEAIRYGWNYARLLAHGPSREALVPSPVMRAMADGMTARVEELTRIPADVQDTLITVLSEKTLPIPELGEEVQAVRGFNLIATANDRDRGVNELSSALRRRFNTVVLPLPATADAEVDIVARRVDQMGRALDLPAAPEGLEEIRRVVTVFRELRDGVTDDGRTKVKSPSGTLSTAEAISVVTGGLALAAHFGDGVLRPSDVAAGILGAVVRDPAADKVVWQEYLEAVVRERDGWKDFYRACREVTV; encoded by the coding sequence ATGACCACGCCCGAGAACGAGCAGCGAGCAGAGGCTCTGCGACCGCACGCCGAAGACGCCTTCGCACACGAACTGAAAGCCCTGGCGGCCGCCGACGACCGGCCCCGCCCGACCCGCTGGAAGCTCTCCCCGTGGGCCGTCGCCACGTACCTGCTCGGCGGCACGCTCGACGACGGCACGGTGATCACCCCCAAGTACGTGGGGCCGCGCCGCATCGTCGAAGTGGCCGTCACCACCCTGGCCACCGACCGCGCCCTGCTCCTTCTGGGCGTCCCCGGCACCGCCAAGACCTGGGTGTCCGAACACCTCGCGGCCGCCGTCAGCGGAGACTCCACCCTCCTCGTCCAGGGCACCGCCGGCACCCCCGAGGAAGCCATCCGGTACGGCTGGAACTACGCCCGGCTGCTCGCCCACGGCCCCAGCCGCGAGGCGCTCGTCCCCAGCCCGGTCATGCGGGCGATGGCCGACGGCATGACCGCCCGCGTCGAGGAGCTCACCCGCATCCCCGCCGACGTCCAGGACACCCTCATCACCGTCCTGTCCGAGAAGACCCTCCCGATACCGGAGCTCGGCGAAGAGGTGCAGGCCGTGCGCGGCTTCAACCTCATTGCCACCGCCAACGACCGCGACCGCGGGGTGAACGAGCTCTCCAGCGCACTGCGCCGCCGCTTCAACACCGTGGTGCTGCCCCTGCCCGCCACCGCCGACGCCGAGGTCGACATCGTCGCCCGCCGCGTCGACCAGATGGGCCGCGCCCTCGACCTGCCGGCCGCGCCCGAGGGCCTGGAGGAGATCCGCCGCGTCGTCACCGTCTTCCGCGAGCTGCGCGACGGCGTCACCGACGACGGCCGTACGAAGGTGAAGTCGCCCAGCGGCACGCTGTCCACCGCAGAGGCCATCTCCGTCGTCACCGGCGGCCTGGCCCTGGCCGCCCACTTCGGGGACGGCGTCCTGCGCCCCTCCGACGTGGCCGCCGGGATCCTCGGCGCCGTGGTCCGGGACCCGGCGGCCGACAAGGTGGTCTGGCAGGAGTACCTCGAGGCAGTGGTCCGCGAGCGCGACGGCTGGAAGGACTTCTACCGGGCCTGCCGGGAGGTGACCGTATGA